A window of Macrococcus sp. 19Msa1099 genomic DNA:
ATCAGCCCGGATTTTTGATAGCTAATCGCTTTTTTGAAGAAATCATCGCTCGTATAATCTTTCTCGTCTATTTTCTCATAGTAAACTACCGCCTGATCATAATCACCCGTCTGTAATAAACTATCTGCAATCCTTAAATTCAAATTAACATTATTAATTTCATCGATACCACTATTTAATAGTGTTTCGTAGTTTCTTACAGCTGGTAGATACTGCCCGTCAAAGTAATAGAGTTCTGCTAATGCAAAGCTAAGCACTGGATCTTCACTAGATAGTTCATAAGCTTCCTTCACCTTCTCAATTGCGACTTCTGGCATATCCTGCTGTTGAAAGATATCCGCTTCAAGCATCAATCTTTCTATTGTTTTAGGAAGCCCATGTAATATCATTAGTGCTTGATCCATATCATTCGTATCGATTAAACTTTCGATATAAAAGCTTAGTACCTCAGGCTCATCGGGGTATAGTTCAAACAGCCGTTCAAACACAAGTTTACCTTCTTGTACAATACCAAACTGCATGAGGGTTGTACCCAGTTCAAAAAGTGCATCATGATCATCTGTAAATAAAGCCCTTTTAACATTATCGTTCAGGCCTTCTAGATGCTGCAGATGAATCTGATCGATTAATTGATTAATATCCATTACAAATCTCCTTTTAACTGCTTAATATGTCCTATGAAGTTCGGATATGAAATATTTACCGCTTCAAATTGATTGATTTCGATTTCTACCTTTTCAAGTAATGCTGCAACTGCAAGCATCATTCCGATACGATGATCGCCATAAGAATCAAAGATATTACGTGCACGCACATCCTTTACTTTACCGTAAACGATCATACCATCCGTTGTTGGTTCTAACTTATAACCTAATGCGTTCAGTTCAGAAACAACCGTATCAATTCGATTGGTCTCTTTCACCTTCAGTTCCTCTGCATCTCTTATCTCACTCCTGCCCTGTGCATGTGCTAAGAGTAATGCAATCACTGGTATCTCATCAATAAGCTTCGGAATTAATGAACCTTCAATCGTAATTCCTGTCAGATTATGCGTATATGAAACGATGATATCACTTACAGGTTCTGTCTGTTGTGCTTTGTCAATAACTTGAATATTACCGCCCATCATCTTGACAACTTCTAGAATACCACTTCTCGTTACGTTCGTTCCAACATCATGCAGAGTAATCATGCTGCCAGGGATAATCAATGCAGCAACAATAAAGAAGGCAGCCGAAGATATGTCTCCAGGAATATGTATATCATTCATCTTAATGTCATGTATACCATTTGGTTTTAACAGGATTGTTCTATCATTAACCTCAATATCAATATTACTGTTTTTAAACATTAATTCCGTATGATTTCGAGAGATGTCTTGTTCAGTGATGTGCACTTCATCATCTGCATATAGACCGGCTAGTAATATCGCACTTTTTACTTGAGCACTTTTCACAGGCATCATGTAGTCTATTCCCTGTACTTTAGAAATATCTCCATCATTGATGATAATCGGTGTAAACTGATTATTCCTTCCCTTAATATTTACCCCCATCTGTCTTAAGGGTTCGATCACGCGCCCCATCGGACGTTGCGCAATGGATGCATCTCCGTCCAATATCGTCTTAAATGGAAGACCCGCAAGTAAGCCGCATAATAATCGTGTCGTAGTCCCTGAATTTCCAGTATAAAGGATTTCATCAGGCTCACGAAACTGCTCATAGCCTGGTGAATCAACGATAACGTTATCCTCTTCTATTGAAATCTGAACGCCTAGCTTCCTGAAAATATTAATCGTTGAAATACAGTCATCTCCCAGTAATGGCTTTGAAATAACCGTCTTTCCTTTACTTAAACTCGCAAGCATAATTGCACGATGCGTTATCGATTTATCACCAGGAACAGAAACTTCTCCTGTTAATGGGCCATTATATTTTAATTTCACAACAGTTCACCTTCTAGCTTTCTTAACCTCTCAAATGCTTTCCTTAGTCGTTTAACATCTACTTGTTCTACTTTATATCCATTATTTTCACAGTACAATACAAAACTAATATCATTCGCTACATTCTTCTTATCCTGTCTCATAAGCTTGTAATATATATCAAAGTTATCATAGGCTAATTTCTTTAACCCGAGATGGTGCATCCAGCGCATGAGTGATAGGATGTCAGTTTCAGTCACATCACTTAAAAGTAATGCATAGATCATGCCATGCATTACTGCAATGCCATGAGGTAACTTATGATGAAATTCAATCGCATGCCCCAAAGTATGTCCGAAGTTTAAAAACTTTCTAACACCTGATTCAAATTCATCATCATGCACAACTTTCATCTTTGTCTGAATACCAAATGTTATCCACTTATCAATCGCATGCAGCTCACTCAAACAAGTTCCATCTTGAACGTCATGCATTATTTCTAATAAAGTATCACTTTTACCAATACGACCATTAGCATTGAGTAATACGTGTTTAATAATTTCAGCAAAGCCACTTAACTTTTCGCTTTGTGATAACGTATCTAGAAAATCCAGATCATAGATCACCATATCAGGTCGTTTAAATGCACCGATTAAATTCTTACCTGCGCTTGCATTGATCCCAGTTTTACCACCGATCGAGGCGTCATGAGCAAGTATTGTTGTGGGCACCTGAATAAAATGAATGCCACGTAGGACAGTTGCTGCAACAAATCCTGTAAAATCACCTGTCGCACCTCCTCCAATTGCAAAGAGACAACTGTGTCTTGTTACATGCATCGATAATAGCGTTTCTACCACCTTGCTATAATGATGTATTGTTTTCACTTGCTCGCCACTTGGAATCAACAACTTTAAGATAGAATGCTTGCTCAAGAACAAATCAATTTTCTGTTGATGCAGCTGATGAACGGATTCATCAATCAGTGCGATACGTTTATCATAATGTTTAAAGTCAAGATTTAAATTGAATGCTTCGTGTTCTACAACAATATCATAATTATTGTCTATATAGTTTGTCGTTAACTTCATATCTGCTCCTTAATAATCAAGGATTGCCTGTCTATGTCGTGCAATACTCTCTTTCAACTGCTCTAAATCATTGCTCTGGAATTCATTTAATATCTCTTTTGCCAGTTCAAACGCAACCGCATGTTCACAGACAATGGATGCTGCAGGTACAGCACAGCTATCACTGCGTTCGATTGAAGCCTGATATACTTCTTTCGTATCGATATCAACAGATTGAAGCGGTTTATACAACGTCGGTATAGGTTTCATTACAGCGTTCACTATAATCGGCATCCCATTCGTCATGCCACCTTCAAATCCCCCAAGATTGTTAGTCATTCTAGAGTAGCCGCTACCCTCTTTATAGCTGATTGGATCTTGTACTTTAGATCCAGGTAGATGCTTCATATCATATCCTGCACCGAAACCCACAGCTTTAAATGCATTGATACTGATGACAGATTGTGCAATCTTACCATCCAGCTTGCGATCATATTGCACATAACTGCCAAGACCGACTGGCACGCCGTCAGCAATAACCTGTACTTCTCCACCGATGGAGTCCCCATTCGACTTTGCTTCGTCAATTTTATCACGCATCGTCTGTGCCACTGTTTCATCAATGCATCGAACATCATTTATGTCATTTTTCTTCTTAATTTCATCCAGAGTATATTCACCATTATCTCGTGCGCCACCAATCTCTATGACGCGTGAATAGATACTTATCCCTAAAGATTCAAGCAGCACTTTACACACTGCACCGACAGCAACACGTGCAGCAGTCTCACGAGCACTGGATCGTTCCAGAACATTACGTAAATCTCTATGACGATATTTCATACCACCAACTAAATCCGCATGACCCGGTCGCGGCTTTGTAATCTTACGTTTATCCGGCGTCATTTCTTCACTTTCTTCTACACCCATAATCTTAAGCCAATGTTTATGATCATCGTTAATCACTTCGATTGTGATCGGACTGCCGAGTGTAATGCCATGGCGTACACCTGATGTAATTATGACTGTATCCTTTTCAATCTGCATACGACGGCCACGCCCATAACCACCTTGACGTTTGAACATCTCTTTATTAATCATGTCACTTGATAACTTCATGTTCGATGGAATACCTTCAATAATCACAGTTAGTTTCGGACCATGTGATTCTCCGGCTGTTAGAAATCTCATATTAAAACCTCACAATATATAATAAGTATTATTATAACGCACTTACAATGATATTTATAATCAAAAAGAAAAAGGTCAAGACAAATATGTCTTAACCTAAGTATTTAATCGTTTTCGATTTAGTACACCCAAGCAGATGTCACTAAGTCATAGGATAAAATTTCTTCTTCTTTAAACCATAATGCGATTTCTTTGTCAGCTGATGCGACTGAATCTGAACCATGGATGATGTTCTTACCAACAGTCATACCAAAGTCTCCGCGAATTGTTCCAGGAGCACTTTCGGCAGGGTTTGTTTTACCTACTAATGTACGTCCGATTTCAACAACGTTTTCACCTTCAAGTACCATCGCAAATACAGGTCCTGAAGTAATAAACTCAACTAATTCGCCGAAGAATGGTTTTTCGCTATGCTCACCGTAATGTGTTTTAGCTAAATCCTCTGACACCGTCATTAATTTAGCACCTACAACTTTGATGCCTTTGTTTTCAATACGTTTTACGATTTCTCCGATAAGACCGCGACCTACACCGTCAGGTTTAATCATTAAAAATGTTTTTTCCATGGTTATCCCTACCTCTTTTAATTTAGTAAATCCTTAAACAGTTTAACATTGTAAGCGATTTCTTGCAATTACTAATAAATACGTTTCAACATTTTTTCATGAATTTGTACTAAATAGCTTTTGATGTTACTGTCAGGCAGTTGATCTAGATGAAATTTCGCTTTATCACCGTACTTTCTGCTCAATACTTCCGAAGAGTGTACGCCATGTCGTTTCACCTGTTCAATGATAAAATCAAATACCGCTTCATCTGAAGCTTGCTGTAATTGCATTACACTTTGTTCCAGTCTGTAATCCTCACGCTGATTTAATACATCAATCGCTGCTATAAGCGGGTAGGTGACGTGTCCATTTCGGATGTCACTTCCTACCGGTTTACCAAGTGTCGCTTCATTACTCGTATAATCCAGAATATCATCAATAATCTGGTAGCTCATACCAATGCAGTGACCGAACTGTTTGATATGATAGGTTGTATATGAATCAAGATTCGTACTCACGGCTCCTAGATGACAGCTTGCTTCAATGAGAATTGCAGTTTTACGATTAATGCGTCTTAAATACTCTGTGAATGTAATGGGATAATTAAAGCGATCTGCCATCTGATCAAATTCGCCGAAACAAACTTCTAATATTGTTTCACTGAATATTTGATGATACTGTGAATCCTTAATTTCTGCAATATTTTCTAATGCACGAGCCAATAAGAAATGTCCTGTTCGAATTGCTGTGTCCTTGTTAAAAGCCATATGCACAGAAGTATTACCTCTACGTTTGTCACTATTATCTATATAATCGTCATGAACAAGGCTTGCCATGTGTATAAGTTCCAGTGATACAGCTGTACGAATCAAATGTTCTTTATCACCTTTAGCTAGAAATCCGCTTAACAGTACAAACATCGGTCTCACGCGTTTACCGCCAGAATTTAATATATGCTTAGATGCATCGGTGATCACTGTAGATTCACTTTGAATTAACGTCTGTAACCTCTGTTCAACTTCAAATATATATGGTTGTAAAAATGCTTTATAACTCACAGCAATCATCCATTCTAGTTTTCTTTTGGTTTGTATGCGAGATGCATCGCGCTTACGCCACCTGTAAAGCTTTTGAATTTAATATGTGTAAAGCCCGTTTCAGCCATTAAATGCGCTAACGTGTATTTATCCGGGAATTCAAATGCACTTTGCTGTAACCAGCTGTATTCTTTCATTGATTTCGCGAAAACTTTACCAAAGAAAGGCATAATGTATTTAAAATACAGCTTATATCCTTGTTTAAATACTGGCATCGTTGGATGACTTGTTTCTAAGACTACAATCATTCCTCCAGGTTTTAATACACGATACATTTCTTCTAAGCCTTTCTTATAATCCGGCAGATTACGTAATCCAAAACCAATTGTCGTATAGTCAAATGTATTGTCTTCGAATGGTAAATCCATCGCATTACCATGAATAAGATTAATATTAGCAATATGATCCGTTTTTTTATGTGCGACACTTAACATGTTGTCACTGAAATCCAAGCCTGTAACGTGGCCATGACTACCTACTGCCTGAGACATCTGTATTGTCCAGTCTCCTGTGCCACAACATACGTCCAGTGCTTTTGCGCCCTTTTTAACTTTCATTTGTTTCATCGTATATTTACGCCACGATTTATGCTGATTGAAACTTATTATATCGTTTAATCGATCATATTTCGTTGAAACATTTTGAAAAACATCATGTACTAATTCACTTTTTTCTTGTCCATTTAACTGTTTACTCATAAGCCACCACTTTCTCATCATTCATATAAGGTTGTACAAACATATAATGAATTTCCTGATCTATTTCTGTTAATTTATCTTGTTCAGTTATCGTTAAACGTAATTCTTTCAATTCATTAATACGCGTGACACATCGCGTTAAAACTTTAAAGTCATCTTGTAAAAACGGCTGTGATAAATAGCGATAAAATAACGCACTTAATATGTCAGTAGATAGCACAAGCCTGTCTTTATTATTATCATTGATCACACTTTGCATACGCATACTTGTATCAATAACAACGATTGCACTTTTAACATTGTCATCTACTTTAAGATTGCTCACAATATCAATGATTTCCTGCTCAAAATTGATCATCTGAAAATATGCATATCGTTTTTTTAGCTCTTTAATCTGATTTTCTAGGTTAACTAAATATTTCATTGCCATACCTCAATTTTTGTCCTTCCATTATTATAACGATAATTCATAAAAAATGGTATAAGAACAAATAAAAAAAGCCCATAGTGGGCTTTAGATGCATTTATTTCACTGCATCTTTTAATGCTTTACCAGCTTTGAATGCTGGAACTTTGCTTGCTGGGATTTCAATCTCATCACCAGTTTGCGGATTACGTCCTTTACGTGCAGCACGTTCGCGAACTTCAAAGTTACCGAAACCAATTAATTGTACCTTCTCACCATTAGATAGTGATTTTTGAATTGATTCGAAAACAGCATCAACTGCTAAACCTGCTTCTTTCTTAGTTAAGTTTGCACTATCAGAAACTGCATTGATTAAATCTGTTTTATTCATGTCAATTCACCTCCCCAACATTATGTAAATGATATAAAATATCATTCTGTTATGACTTTAACACAATAAACGTTGTCACTGCAACGGTTATTGTATATTATCAACAATTTTTTAGCGTTGTACGGTTTTGAAAACGGGTTCATTCTTATCATCTACAGTATAAGGTACTGAATAGGCAGGTAATATTGGGTTGTCCTGATAGAGAATATATCGGATATCCTCCCCTTGTTTTACCTGATGTTTCTGTAGTGCACGACCAAGATCAAGAGAGTAATCTATCTTAAATTCGTTCCCCCCGTTGATATAAATAGGTAATGCCTCGCCCGAATAAGGGCTCTTCACTGTCGGGTATTGATCAAGACCGTATTTGTTATAGTTAATTTTATAAAGGTTTGGACCTATCTTCTTTCCTAATGCCAATTCATTCGATTTCGTCTCGAGTCGAATTCTTAAATTTTTTAAAGTATCTGATGTTCTTAGATCTACAATCATCACTTTAGGATTTTTATCTACGTCCATCATCACATACTGATAATAGCCACCCATTTCAAATGATGAGCCTGGTAACTGCGAAAGATATTTTGGTTTTAACTTTCCAAAATCAACTGGATGCTTTAAATAGATTTCATAAGTCTGATCTCTATCTTTCAGTGGTAGCAATCCACCGGTATCCTTCTGATAACTTTCAACAGCATTTTGAACCATGTTCAGCTGATCTTGAGGTGCGACTTGATTTTGTTCAAGCGCTTCTTTAGGATACATGCATCCACTGAGCAGCAAAGAAACCAGTAATAATAATAAAGATTTACGCATAACTAGAACCACCTAACACGACAAACATGAGCAGTGCACTTATAAGCAATGCTGCATATGCAAGAAACGTAACAATCATATTCAATGGTTTATTAGCAATCTTAAACCTTGCGAGATAAATAAGCATCATTGCGAGAAGCATTAGCCCAAGCGAATAAAATGATACCCACATTAAATCCATTCTAGAAATATTAAACATAGTCTACCTCTATTCGTTCGTTTTTTCTCTGTTCATCAAATTCCTAACTCCTTCATTGACATCAAGACCTTCAAACAGCACCTTATATAAGGATTGTGTGATCGGCATCTCAACACCAAATGCTTGTGCCATTTCGTTTGCAGCTTGTGTCGTACGGACTCCTTCAACGACCATACCCATTTGTGCTAGCGCTTCCTCTAGAGAAGCACCTTTACCCAGCATATTGCCACATTTCCAGTTTCGTGAATGTACTGATGTACATGTCACAATCAAATCGCCAATCCCTGCAAGCCCAAGAAATGTTAACGGATCTGCTCCCATCTTCGTTCCAAGGCGTGTGATTTCAGCGAGACCACGTGTCATCAAGGCTGCTTTAGCATTGTCTCCATAGCCAAGGCCATCTGTTATCCCTGCTGCAAGTGCGATAATATTCTTAAGCGCACCTCCAATTTCAACACCAATCAAGTCATCATTCGTATAGATTCTAAAATACGAATTCATAAAAATATCTTGTGCAATCTGCTTAATCTGTTTGTTGTCACTTGCTACAGCCACCGTTGTCGGATGCTGAAGTGCAAGTTCTTCAGCATGACTCGGCCCACTCAGAACACCGACACCTTCAAACTTCTCAGGATCCATCTCTTCGGTTATCATTTCAGAGATTCTTTTAAATGTTATAGGCTCTATCCCTTTAGAAACATGAATAAAAATTTTCTTTTCATCCGCAACCTCATTAATCTGCTGCATGACTGAACGAATCGCTTTCGTAGGAACAGCTATTATGATTACCTTTGCATGCAGTACTGCTTGCTGAATATTTGAAGTCGCTTGCAATGCATCGTGCAGCTGAATCTCTTTAAGATACTTTTCATTCGTATGATGCGTGTTGATTTCATCAACGGTAGCTTGGGTCTTCCCCCACATTAAAACGTCGTGCTGATTCTCTGAAAGTACATTCGCTAGTGCAGTACCCCATGAACCTGTACCGATTACTGAAACTTGTAGCATACAATCACTCCTAATTTCTCTTTCTTGCAATTAAATGTAGTGGTGTTCCTTCGAATCCAAAGGCTGCACGAATTCTATTTTCTAAAAATCTTTGGTAAGAGAAATGCATCATCTCAACATCGTTGACGAAGAATACAAAAGTTGGTGGCTCAATCGCAACTTGTGTCGTATAGAAGATGTTTAATCGACTGCCCTTATGTGTTGGTGTTGGATTCATTGCAACAGCATCAGTGATCACTTCATTAAGCGTACTGCTTTGAACTCGTTTACGATGGTTTTCCCCTGCCATATTAATCAGTGGGAATAATGTATTCAGACGTTTGCGTTCCTTTGCAGAAACAAAGGCAATCGGTGCATAATCTAAGAACTGGAAGTTTTCACGCACTTTATCTTCAAACTTCTTCATCGTTTTTGAGTCTTTCTCAACAGTGTCCCATTTGTTTACAACGATAACAATAGCTTTACCTGCTTCATGGGCATATCCAGCAATCTTCTTATCCTGTTCAATAATACCTTCTTCAGCATCGATAACAACCAGCACAACGTTAGAACGTTCGATTGCTTTCAAGGCACGTAATACAGAATAACGTTCCGTTGCCTCATATACCTTACCTTTTTTACGCATTCCAGCTGTATCGATCATCACGTATTCCTGATCCTCAAAAGTGTATACCGTATCTATTGCATCTCGTGTTGTACCTGCGACTGGTGATACGATAACACGCTCCTCACCAAGGATTGCATTGATTAAACTCGATTTCCCCACATTTGGTCTTCCTATAAGAGAGAATTTGATAACATCATCATCATAATCTTCTTCCTGCTGCTCAGGGAAGTGCTTTGCCGCTTCATCCAGCAAGTCTCCAATACCTAAACCATGTGATCCAGAGATCGGAATAGGCTCTCCAAATCCTAATGAGTAGAATTCGTATATATCTGCACGCATTTCAGGATTATCAATCTTATTGACACCTAATACAACAGGCTTGCTTGATTTAAATAATAGTTTTGCCACGAAATCATCTTCATTCGTAATCCCGTCACGTCCATTTACCATAAAGATGATAACATCCGCTTCCTCAATCGCAATTTCTGCCTGAGCACGAATCTGCTCCTGGAAAGGCTCATCACCTAGCTCAATCCCACCTGTATCTATAATATTGAATTCATGTGTCAACCATTCTCCGCTCGAATAAATTCTATCTCTTGTAACTCCGGGTGTGTCTTCTACAATCGAAACACGTTCCCCGACGATTCTATTAAAAATTGTAGATTTCCCTACATTTGCACGACCTACAATCGCTATCGTTGGTTTTGTCATTTTATCTATCCTCTCAAATAATATCCCTATTATTTTAACATAGTTTATCATTTATTAATATTTAAAAAAAAGAGACAAGGCAAGCGCCATTGTCTCCTTAGAACTCTATTAAAGATTTAAGTTTTTAAGTTTGTCTCCAAACATATCTCCAAGTGTTGGAGCATCTTGATTCTCTTGATTTGAAGCATTGCTCAAGTATGTAGTATCAAAATCTTCTACTTGTTCTTGAGTCGCTTTAATTGAAAGACCAATACGTTTCTCTTCTTTGTTGATATCCAGAATCTTCACTTTAACCTTTTGACCTGGTTCAAGGACTTCTGATGGATTACCGATATGTTCGTGACTAATTTGAGAAATATGCACAAGGCCTTGTAATCCTTTATCAATTTCAACGAAAGCTCCAAAGTTTGCTAGACGAACAACTTCTCCATCAACGATGTCTCCGATACTAAACTTCTCTTCAATCGTTTCAAACGGCCCAGGTAAAGCAGCTTTAATTGATAAAGAAACGCGTTCTGCTTCTTTGTCGACGCTTAATACTTTAACCTTAACTTTGTCGCCGATAGACAGAGCATCTTCAACCTTATCGATATGATCATGCGTAACTTGAGAGATA
This region includes:
- a CDS encoding tetratricopeptide repeat protein; the protein is MDINQLIDQIHLQHLEGLNDNVKRALFTDDHDALFELGTTLMQFGIVQEGKLVFERLFELYPDEPEVLSFYIESLIDTNDMDQALMILHGLPKTIERLMLEADIFQQQDMPEVAIEKVKEAYELSSEDPVLSFALAELYYFDGQYLPAVRNYETLLNSGIDEINNVNLNLRIADSLLQTGDYDQAVVYYEKIDEKDYTSDDFFKKAISYQKSGLMDRAISTLQSLLDKDPDFMQAYLLLVELLESERKYEDAILVGQQGIRLNEFYKELLVDTGRIMIKMHNEEGADYLIQALTIDPSYTEAGLVLADYYRKEELYEEMVQLFTVIDEDDIDPEILWHLAYSYQQLEKDKEAKHFYKEAYNSLNENVSFLKDYYYYTREIADRSRSEQLYEIIIGLEPEFDDAY
- the aroA gene encoding 3-phosphoshikimate 1-carboxyvinyltransferase; amino-acid sequence: MKLKYNGPLTGEVSVPGDKSITHRAIMLASLSKGKTVISKPLLGDDCISTINIFRKLGVQISIEEDNVIVDSPGYEQFREPDEILYTGNSGTTTRLLCGLLAGLPFKTILDGDASIAQRPMGRVIEPLRQMGVNIKGRNNQFTPIIINDGDISKVQGIDYMMPVKSAQVKSAILLAGLYADDEVHITEQDISRNHTELMFKNSNIDIEVNDRTILLKPNGIHDIKMNDIHIPGDISSAAFFIVAALIIPGSMITLHDVGTNVTRSGILEVVKMMGGNIQVIDKAQQTEPVSDIIVSYTHNLTGITIEGSLIPKLIDEIPVIALLLAHAQGRSEIRDAEELKVKETNRIDTVVSELNALGYKLEPTTDGMIVYGKVKDVRARNIFDSYGDHRIGMMLAVAALLEKVEIEINQFEAVNISYPNFIGHIKQLKGDL
- a CDS encoding 3-dehydroquinate synthase family protein, coding for MKLTTNYIDNNYDIVVEHEAFNLNLDFKHYDKRIALIDESVHQLHQQKIDLFLSKHSILKLLIPSGEQVKTIHHYSKVVETLLSMHVTRHSCLFAIGGGATGDFTGFVAATVLRGIHFIQVPTTILAHDASIGGKTGINASAGKNLIGAFKRPDMVIYDLDFLDTLSQSEKLSGFAEIIKHVLLNANGRIGKSDTLLEIMHDVQDGTCLSELHAIDKWITFGIQTKMKVVHDDEFESGVRKFLNFGHTLGHAIEFHHKLPHGIAVMHGMIYALLLSDVTETDILSLMRWMHHLGLKKLAYDNFDIYYKLMRQDKKNVANDISFVLYCENNGYKVEQVDVKRLRKAFERLRKLEGELL
- the aroC gene encoding chorismate synthase, which codes for MRFLTAGESHGPKLTVIIEGIPSNMKLSSDMINKEMFKRQGGYGRGRRMQIEKDTVIITSGVRHGITLGSPITIEVINDDHKHWLKIMGVEESEEMTPDKRKITKPRPGHADLVGGMKYRHRDLRNVLERSSARETAARVAVGAVCKVLLESLGISIYSRVIEIGGARDNGEYTLDEIKKKNDINDVRCIDETVAQTMRDKIDEAKSNGDSIGGEVQVIADGVPVGLGSYVQYDRKLDGKIAQSVISINAFKAVGFGAGYDMKHLPGSKVQDPISYKEGSGYSRMTNNLGGFEGGMTNGMPIIVNAVMKPIPTLYKPLQSVDIDTKEVYQASIERSDSCAVPAASIVCEHAVAFELAKEILNEFQSNDLEQLKESIARHRQAILDY
- the ndk gene encoding nucleoside-diphosphate kinase → MEKTFLMIKPDGVGRGLIGEIVKRIENKGIKVVGAKLMTVSEDLAKTHYGEHSEKPFFGELVEFITSGPVFAMVLEGENVVEIGRTLVGKTNPAESAPGTIRGDFGMTVGKNIIHGSDSVASADKEIALWFKEEEILSYDLVTSAWVY
- the hexs-b gene encoding hexaprenyl-diphosphate synthase large subunit, with protein sequence MIAVSYKAFLQPYIFEVEQRLQTLIQSESTVITDASKHILNSGGKRVRPMFVLLSGFLAKGDKEHLIRTAVSLELIHMASLVHDDYIDNSDKRRGNTSVHMAFNKDTAIRTGHFLLARALENIAEIKDSQYHQIFSETILEVCFGEFDQMADRFNYPITFTEYLRRINRKTAILIEASCHLGAVSTNLDSYTTYHIKQFGHCIGMSYQIIDDILDYTSNEATLGKPVGSDIRNGHVTYPLIAAIDVLNQREDYRLEQSVMQLQQASDEAVFDFIIEQVKRHGVHSSEVLSRKYGDKAKFHLDQLPDSNIKSYLVQIHEKMLKRIY
- a CDS encoding demethylmenaquinone methyltransferase → MSKQLNGQEKSELVHDVFQNVSTKYDRLNDIISFNQHKSWRKYTMKQMKVKKGAKALDVCCGTGDWTIQMSQAVGSHGHVTGLDFSDNMLSVAHKKTDHIANINLIHGNAMDLPFEDNTFDYTTIGFGLRNLPDYKKGLEEMYRVLKPGGMIVVLETSHPTMPVFKQGYKLYFKYIMPFFGKVFAKSMKEYSWLQQSAFEFPDKYTLAHLMAETGFTHIKFKSFTGGVSAMHLAYKPKEN
- the hexs-a gene encoding hexaprenyl-diphosphate synthase small subunit → MKYLVNLENQIKELKKRYAYFQMINFEQEIIDIVSNLKVDDNVKSAIVVIDTSMRMQSVINDNNKDRLVLSTDILSALFYRYLSQPFLQDDFKVLTRCVTRINELKELRLTITEQDKLTEIDQEIHYMFVQPYMNDEKVVAYE
- a CDS encoding HU family DNA-binding protein codes for the protein MNKTDLINAVSDSANLTKKEAGLAVDAVFESIQKSLSNGEKVQLIGFGNFEVRERAARKGRNPQTGDEIEIPASKVPAFKAGKALKDAVK
- a CDS encoding DUF2768 family protein, producing MDLMWVSFYSLGLMLLAMMLIYLARFKIANKPLNMIVTFLAYAALLISALLMFVVLGGSSYA
- a CDS encoding NAD(P)H-dependent glycerol-3-phosphate dehydrogenase, translated to MLQVSVIGTGSWGTALANVLSENQHDVLMWGKTQATVDEINTHHTNEKYLKEIQLHDALQATSNIQQAVLHAKVIIIAVPTKAIRSVMQQINEVADEKKIFIHVSKGIEPITFKRISEMITEEMDPEKFEGVGVLSGPSHAEELALQHPTTVAVASDNKQIKQIAQDIFMNSYFRIYTNDDLIGVEIGGALKNIIALAAGITDGLGYGDNAKAALMTRGLAEITRLGTKMGADPLTFLGLAGIGDLIVTCTSVHSRNWKCGNMLGKGASLEEALAQMGMVVEGVRTTQAANEMAQAFGVEMPITQSLYKVLFEGLDVNEGVRNLMNREKTNE
- the der gene encoding ribosome biogenesis GTPase Der, with protein sequence MTKPTIAIVGRANVGKSTIFNRIVGERVSIVEDTPGVTRDRIYSSGEWLTHEFNIIDTGGIELGDEPFQEQIRAQAEIAIEEADVIIFMVNGRDGITNEDDFVAKLLFKSSKPVVLGVNKIDNPEMRADIYEFYSLGFGEPIPISGSHGLGIGDLLDEAAKHFPEQQEEDYDDDVIKFSLIGRPNVGKSSLINAILGEERVIVSPVAGTTRDAIDTVYTFEDQEYVMIDTAGMRKKGKVYEATERYSVLRALKAIERSNVVLVVIDAEEGIIEQDKKIAGYAHEAGKAIVIVVNKWDTVEKDSKTMKKFEDKVRENFQFLDYAPIAFVSAKERKRLNTLFPLINMAGENHRKRVQSSTLNEVITDAVAMNPTPTHKGSRLNIFYTTQVAIEPPTFVFFVNDVEMMHFSYQRFLENRIRAAFGFEGTPLHLIARKRN